In Candidatus Hydrogenedens sp., one genomic interval encodes:
- a CDS encoding AAA family ATPase — MEFIKGHIYGFGKLQKVSLEFGKGFQIVFVRDENGKNTLFQFLLDMLFGQKTSRKKNASFSENYYKYTPWHTSDYRGNIIYRFDTGKVIHLHRVFAPEAFLKIYEGLDVNDITDTFPVYPNGEPAFIKNHLDLSREIFTGLASISKKTIDDLNSFTHSNRIREHLLCLIDTGTTEQSINNIITTFQEYLQSIGTERTYKRPRNFISEQLKKLSEEYEQAKGNLEKIPQKRASLKEYKEQLNTVQREYKELQEKLQYARQYALWRRKNDAKALRDKLDELTARSFAYSSYKNFPLDQNIYVIQSEMAINHAEMQKQKLQNEIESISEEINNLELEIHHSSFIPIDYIKDYQDKYEEYLKHINSNEEVLKELYHQREKITEHIQEVEKIVSELPWVIQKDDMFYQKTDFAIDMYKSSLNETQKSEFQLNELKEEYARVQEQIQPFRELFAGITDFAGLVDEYLKYKDKPEEEQQELERQLQETEVIKQETLSQQPTNLLFGLFCLLLDIALLYMFIKMHKTESLWFAGAVGIGFLYFMSSYINSKRTLKNIDIFQQKLKEEIQKIVTFEYIDKHPITALLNKAHLQHTRELQGLYDEYCVWLKKEADLIQRIHKTEELFTINQSRTNDLFQEVQNLFEQVGLPLENTDKMEQNRRKVFELQEKVRMYHRRLWDLQEQYQQLTYTITKKEEYIKKIHHQIQEEIFNRIGHKLIQSGLLQSEEALSQDTFRSYYHAEEIYGGLKTKVSELRKKRLDMNQQLQKVEEEISQNQKQIKEILELAGVSSISEWKNKYTRAEEAHVIFSQMEQTKLQLQQLLNDETIEDLEKQTQDFVPSVPAEDEEQLQSLMNQKEQEAEQIQQDIQVLQSELEEWMKNSRPLNEIAEEKYYYETQWKTLQYEQESVLLAISVLQQLSTYRYHKIAQPLQNEMSRLLTHLTKGKYTGVLVDPDLTLKVIPAQTGKAIPLEELSSNPFLLEQLYFAMRVALMKIPHFLKEQLPLLLDNPFVSYDYPQWIQSLETLKALGEEQQIILFTYRKDIPDIANNLSIPISIIEDV, encoded by the coding sequence ATGGAATTTATAAAAGGACACATCTACGGTTTCGGGAAACTACAAAAGGTATCCCTTGAATTTGGGAAGGGGTTTCAGATAGTTTTTGTTAGAGATGAAAATGGGAAAAACACCTTGTTTCAATTCTTGCTGGATATGCTTTTTGGACAAAAAACTTCCAGAAAGAAAAACGCCTCCTTTTCCGAAAATTATTATAAATATACACCCTGGCATACATCGGATTATCGTGGAAATATTATCTACCGTTTCGACACAGGGAAAGTGATACATCTTCATCGAGTATTTGCACCGGAAGCATTCTTAAAAATTTATGAAGGACTGGATGTAAATGATATAACAGATACCTTTCCTGTATATCCGAATGGGGAACCTGCTTTTATAAAAAATCATCTAGATTTATCCCGCGAAATATTTACAGGACTTGCTTCGATTTCAAAAAAGACAATAGATGACCTGAATTCTTTTACCCACAGTAACAGAATAAGAGAGCATCTTCTTTGTTTAATAGATACAGGAACAACGGAACAATCCATAAACAACATAATCACGACTTTTCAGGAATACCTGCAATCTATCGGGACAGAACGCACTTATAAACGCCCACGAAATTTTATATCGGAGCAATTGAAAAAGTTATCCGAAGAATATGAGCAAGCAAAGGGTAATCTTGAAAAAATCCCGCAGAAGAGGGCGTCCTTGAAAGAATATAAAGAACAACTAAACACGGTTCAACGGGAATATAAGGAACTGCAAGAAAAATTGCAATATGCCCGTCAATATGCCCTTTGGAGAAGGAAAAACGATGCAAAAGCCCTCCGCGATAAATTAGATGAACTGACGGCACGGTCTTTCGCTTATTCTAGCTATAAAAATTTTCCATTGGACCAGAATATATATGTTATTCAATCAGAAATGGCTATCAATCATGCAGAGATGCAGAAGCAAAAACTACAAAATGAAATTGAGAGTATTTCTGAGGAAATAAATAATCTCGAACTCGAAATTCACCATTCTTCCTTTATCCCGATTGATTACATTAAGGATTATCAAGATAAATATGAGGAATATTTAAAGCACATAAACAGTAATGAAGAAGTCTTAAAGGAATTATACCATCAACGAGAAAAGATAACTGAACATATTCAAGAAGTAGAAAAGATTGTTTCCGAACTTCCCTGGGTAATACAAAAAGATGATATGTTCTATCAGAAAACCGATTTTGCCATTGACATGTATAAAAGTTCGTTAAATGAAACACAAAAAAGTGAATTTCAACTTAATGAACTCAAAGAAGAATATGCCCGCGTTCAGGAACAAATACAGCCGTTTCGTGAGTTATTCGCCGGTATAACCGACTTCGCTGGATTGGTAGATGAGTATTTGAAATATAAAGATAAGCCGGAAGAGGAACAACAGGAATTAGAAAGACAATTACAGGAAACAGAGGTAATTAAACAAGAAACACTTTCCCAACAACCCACAAACTTGCTATTTGGGTTATTTTGTCTTTTGCTGGATATTGCTTTGCTCTATATGTTTATAAAAATGCATAAAACAGAATCTTTATGGTTTGCGGGTGCCGTTGGAATAGGCTTTTTATATTTTATGAGTTCCTACATAAATAGCAAACGAACCCTCAAAAATATAGATATTTTCCAGCAGAAATTGAAAGAAGAAATTCAGAAAATTGTTACCTTTGAATATATTGACAAACACCCTATAACGGCATTACTGAATAAAGCTCATTTACAGCACACCCGAGAATTGCAGGGGCTTTATGACGAATACTGTGTGTGGCTAAAAAAAGAAGCAGATTTGATTCAGCGCATTCATAAAACTGAGGAACTTTTTACGATTAATCAGTCTCGAACTAATGACCTTTTTCAAGAGGTGCAAAATCTTTTTGAACAAGTAGGCCTGCCTCTGGAAAATACGGATAAAATGGAGCAAAATCGGCGGAAAGTATTTGAATTGCAGGAAAAAGTGCGAATGTATCATCGTAGACTCTGGGACTTACAAGAACAATACCAGCAATTAACATATACCATAACAAAAAAAGAAGAATACATAAAGAAAATCCACCATCAAATTCAAGAGGAAATATTTAATCGAATAGGACATAAACTCATTCAATCCGGATTACTCCAATCCGAAGAAGCCTTATCACAGGATACATTCCGTTCCTACTATCACGCCGAAGAAATATATGGCGGACTAAAAACAAAAGTGTCGGAACTTCGCAAAAAACGATTGGACATGAATCAACAATTGCAAAAGGTAGAGGAGGAAATCTCTCAAAATCAGAAGCAAATTAAGGAGATATTAGAACTGGCAGGAGTAAGCAGCATCTCCGAGTGGAAAAACAAATACACCCGTGCCGAAGAAGCCCATGTTATCTTTTCGCAAATGGAACAAACGAAACTCCAACTTCAACAATTGCTGAATGATGAAACCATTGAAGACCTGGAAAAGCAAACACAGGATTTTGTTCCTTCTGTTCCCGCCGAAGATGAAGAACAATTACAATCGCTCATGAACCAGAAAGAGCAAGAAGCCGAACAAATTCAACAGGATATACAGGTCCTTCAATCAGAGTTAGAAGAATGGATGAAAAACTCACGACCATTAAATGAAATTGCTGAAGAGAAATATTATTATGAAACTCAATGGAAAACCCTGCAATACGAGCAAGAAAGTGTGTTATTAGCAATATCTGTATTACAGCAACTCTCTACATATCGGTATCATAAAATTGCACAGCCATTACAAAATGAGATGAGCCGTTTACTCACCCATCTAACAAAGGGCAAATACACAGGAGTTCTTGTAGACCCAGACCTAACCCTGAAAGTTATTCCTGCTCAAACAGGAAAAGCAATACCTCTTGAAGAACTTTCATCAAATCCATTTCTTCTGGAACAATTATATTTCGCCATGCGTGTCGCTCTTATGAAAATTCCCCATTTTCTCAAAGAACAACTCCCGTTACTGTTAGACAATCCTTTTGTATCTTACGATTACCCTCAATGGATACAATCTTTAGAAACCTTAAAAGCATTAGGGGAAGAGCAACAGATAATCCTGTTTACATACAGAAAAGATATTCCTGATATTGCCAACAATCTATCAATCCCCATTTCAATCATTGAGGATGTATAG
- a CDS encoding metallophosphoesterase, whose translation MFILHTANLYFDKPFFSCSNLQYGQERRKRQRELFDAIINKVFEYKADALFITGNLLDAEYTTEQTLQYLCERCDAIKPVPVIIIPGNSDPITKHSPYVLNTFPENVTIMNSDIRNMWEEDKTPFVVYTLTKNDIKTRNFTELNCPSGYDGRNHILLSYDWPMFDDKNELSAWFEKVPDVISYVGIGKGHSFKQLYNTSQLTACCCGLPDPLSIDDTPPFGVLGIRFQSNNNRWEVSQIEHISLQKNFYSVINIDISSITNKEELYTQLRNELAKVQKPCVAHIRFSGTIFPSILNKIPEVVNSIQEENLSFTWSCDGEIEGFESIEDFREITVLSEFFKQITEEQKYAPSPTVSGMAKRARHLTARIAGGVKLTIPTVETCEVPPEWNL comes from the coding sequence ATGTTCATCTTACATACTGCAAATTTATATTTCGATAAGCCTTTTTTTTCTTGCTCAAATCTGCAATACGGTCAAGAACGAAGAAAAAGACAAAGAGAATTATTCGATGCGATTATTAATAAAGTATTTGAATATAAAGCGGATGCCTTATTTATAACCGGGAATTTATTGGATGCAGAATACACAACCGAACAAACCCTTCAATATCTATGCGAACGATGTGATGCCATTAAACCTGTTCCTGTCATTATTATTCCTGGCAACTCCGACCCTATCACAAAACATTCCCCGTATGTATTGAACACTTTTCCTGAAAATGTGACTATAATGAATTCCGACATAAGAAATATGTGGGAAGAAGACAAAACCCCGTTTGTGGTTTATACACTGACAAAAAACGATATAAAAACAAGAAATTTTACCGAACTTAATTGTCCTTCGGGCTATGATGGCAGAAATCATATCCTTTTATCTTATGATTGGCCCATGTTCGATGACAAGAACGAATTATCAGCATGGTTTGAAAAAGTCCCCGATGTTATTTCGTATGTTGGAATAGGAAAGGGACATAGTTTTAAACAACTTTACAATACCTCCCAATTAACAGCGTGTTGTTGTGGTCTTCCCGACCCCCTAAGTATAGACGACACCCCTCCGTTTGGAGTGCTGGGTATTCGTTTCCAATCCAATAATAATCGGTGGGAAGTTTCGCAGATAGAACATATATCCTTACAGAAAAATTTTTATTCCGTTATAAATATAGATATATCCTCAATTACAAACAAAGAAGAGCTTTATACACAATTGCGGAACGAGTTAGCCAAGGTACAGAAACCTTGTGTTGCTCATATCCGTTTCTCTGGAACAATTTTTCCCTCTATTTTGAACAAGATTCCAGAGGTGGTGAATTCTATCCAAGAAGAAAATCTCTCTTTCACTTGGAGTTGTGATGGAGAGATAGAAGGCTTTGAAAGTATAGAGGACTTCCGTGAAATTACCGTATTATCTGAATTTTTCAAGCAAATAACAGAAGAGCAGAAGTATGCACCGAGCCCTACCGTTAGCGGTATGGCAAAGCGAGCCCGCCATCTCACGGCAAGAATTGCTGGAGGAGTGAAACTAACAATCCCCACTGTCGAAACATGTGAGGTCCCACCAGAATGGAATTTATAA
- a CDS encoding glycosyltransferase, giving the protein MSTNEIQASVLLVGNNLSGCLSPWFFHLEHQDYPLAQFEWIIVDMNPTEETRNIFSSLSKGSPLIARYIPHGNDSVIKAWDVGFREARGKWILCSQPEVLPSNNWVQRHVQLQYAYEGNACIGGALLPHPRLPSKSLTPWLLPEDEPPSTEQVIQVTPLHFSIYNMSIPKDLILRGGAFNKSFYFVEFAEVELVRRLSRAGCKLHIDNQALCWLWKGNSYIDMCRYHYRRGYSMGCYLRLFPNDYQIVVNYKLYFPYPTRIINALLIPYYHRLCLKLPEDSKLLQRMYRRILRYWRYRGFTDAMAKQEPQIDIIYS; this is encoded by the coding sequence ATGTCAACGAATGAAATCCAGGCAAGCGTGTTGTTAGTCGGGAACAATCTATCCGGATGTTTATCCCCATGGTTCTTTCATCTGGAACATCAGGACTATCCTTTAGCACAATTCGAATGGATTATTGTGGATATGAACCCAACGGAGGAAACCCGAAATATATTTTCTTCTCTATCGAAAGGGTCTCCTTTAATTGCCCGTTACATTCCGCATGGCAACGATTCTGTGATAAAGGCATGGGATGTAGGTTTCCGCGAGGCAAGAGGGAAATGGATATTATGCAGCCAACCGGAGGTATTGCCCAGTAATAATTGGGTGCAAAGACATGTCCAACTCCAATACGCATACGAAGGAAACGCCTGTATAGGGGGTGCTTTGCTTCCCCATCCACGACTTCCATCTAAGAGCCTGACCCCATGGTTACTACCGGAAGATGAACCCCCTTCAACGGAGCAAGTTATCCAGGTAACTCCTCTCCATTTTTCTATCTATAACATGAGTATCCCCAAAGACCTTATTCTTCGAGGCGGAGCATTTAACAAGTCCTTTTACTTCGTGGAATTTGCGGAAGTGGAATTAGTGAGACGCTTATCGCGAGCTGGGTGCAAACTTCATATTGATAATCAAGCCCTATGCTGGCTCTGGAAAGGGAATTCCTATATAGATATGTGTAGGTATCATTATCGTCGGGGGTATTCCATGGGCTGTTATTTACGATTATTTCCCAATGATTACCAGATAGTTGTTAATTACAAACTTTATTTCCCCTATCCCACACGAATTATTAATGCCCTACTTATTCCTTATTACCACCGTTTGTGTTTAAAACTTCCAGAGGATTCAAAATTGCTTCAAAGGATGTATCGCCGCATTTTGCGATATTGGCGGTATCGAGGCTTTACAGATGCTATGGCAAAGCAGGAACCGCAAATTGATATAATATACTCTTAG
- a CDS encoding YfhO family protein: MSQMVNKVSEFRRFPFWGTLLGGIFLLFMIRIYWDPTLASNLSKNEKKDVWTNQQYAVWGPIWKYGFDRIAKGEIPHWNPYQLCGQPYLVDTRTSLFEPLHLLFWRMDFAPAYQWYIFLSLSLIGIGFLIWGRILEIPYPALIPGLVSMLFSGPVICAQMALPLLSGSVWLIFLLSGMVYFLENYTPRSFLVLLFIWTALVLSGSVECIFTGIVMLILFPFIFRRFLPLSIERKSLFVIFKIIGILLLGIMISAFTWFPFISWQIYTRGNWTQFMSFPLSAHFPETIYMSLFQMALPIWSWDLPELPVLYPGLICLTFIIPAFFDREFRSIVVFHGLILLSFFLLFFVNLDLARILQQGMLVLVAVSFSTLSGIGFYRLLLKGRDLSSPYVWVSGILVFLLLIALIIIGNPWIKGVSILLLILLIPATVIRIPKVNSVLCILIALLGFIELYYLLRPFLPESYIPVIEKKDIYSESIRQLRYQTGTGRSVIISEPNSILWSENLGMYYHWQLVNGTELPMDKYTQLWMELLSNHKKEKTELLNNPLITISGVQWAFASNTQKKGDKEKELKNWRKMEQIPFVDIYENTQPMPRCFWISHYKIVSSKEEVFNVLKSGEYSSFAECIIEAEEPISYSKKIPDTVPITLEENTATPPDMVTASIQEENPEYISIQIRAPKEGFLVLLDTYSPGWKAFIDGELTPIYRTNGIFRGIPIPGGVHQVVFKYTSPGWNTGRIITLVAILLTLALLLIEKFLSKRQTT, translated from the coding sequence ATGTCGCAAATGGTAAATAAGGTTTCGGAGTTTCGTCGGTTTCCTTTTTGGGGAACATTACTCGGGGGCATTTTTCTGTTATTTATGATACGCATTTATTGGGACCCTACACTGGCGTCTAATCTGAGTAAAAACGAGAAAAAAGATGTATGGACAAATCAACAATATGCTGTTTGGGGTCCGATATGGAAATATGGCTTTGACCGTATCGCAAAAGGAGAAATTCCACATTGGAATCCTTATCAACTTTGTGGACAGCCCTATCTTGTTGATACTCGAACCTCTCTATTCGAACCTCTACATCTACTATTTTGGCGAATGGATTTTGCCCCTGCCTATCAATGGTATATTTTCCTTTCTCTGTCCCTTATAGGTATTGGTTTCTTAATATGGGGTCGGATTTTAGAAATTCCTTATCCTGCTTTAATTCCCGGATTGGTATCTATGCTGTTTTCAGGACCTGTAATCTGTGCACAAATGGCACTGCCGTTGTTAAGTGGTTCTGTATGGCTTATTTTTCTGTTAAGTGGGATGGTGTATTTCCTCGAAAATTATACGCCGCGTAGTTTCCTTGTTCTTTTATTTATATGGACTGCATTGGTGCTATCCGGAAGTGTGGAATGTATATTCACAGGCATTGTTATGCTTATCCTGTTCCCGTTTATCTTTCGCAGGTTCTTACCTCTTTCGATAGAAAGAAAATCCCTATTTGTAATTTTCAAAATTATAGGGATTCTGCTACTGGGAATAATGATAAGTGCCTTTACATGGTTTCCCTTCATATCGTGGCAAATATATACACGGGGAAATTGGACTCAATTTATGAGTTTTCCTCTATCGGCTCATTTCCCCGAGACGATATATATGTCGCTTTTCCAGATGGCTCTTCCTATATGGTCATGGGACCTTCCTGAATTACCCGTTTTATATCCCGGATTAATATGTCTTACATTTATTATCCCTGCCTTTTTTGACCGTGAATTTCGTTCTATCGTAGTATTTCACGGGCTAATATTGTTGTCCTTCTTTCTACTATTCTTTGTGAACCTTGACCTTGCACGAATACTTCAACAGGGTATGCTTGTCCTCGTTGCTGTTTCTTTCTCAACATTATCAGGAATAGGCTTTTATCGGCTGCTTCTGAAAGGTCGGGATTTGAGTTCCCCTTATGTTTGGGTATCCGGTATCCTTGTTTTTTTATTGCTAATAGCCCTGATTATAATCGGCAATCCATGGATAAAAGGGGTATCCATTTTACTGCTTATACTACTTATCCCAGCCACAGTTATACGCATACCTAAAGTAAATTCTGTCCTTTGCATTTTAATTGCCCTGTTAGGTTTTATAGAACTGTATTATTTACTTCGCCCTTTCCTGCCAGAAAGTTATATCCCCGTTATTGAAAAAAAAGATATTTATTCCGAGTCCATTCGACAATTGCGCTATCAGACAGGCACGGGAAGAAGTGTTATTATTTCCGAACCAAACTCAATACTCTGGTCAGAAAATCTTGGAATGTATTATCACTGGCAACTGGTTAATGGGACAGAACTGCCAATGGATAAATACACACAATTGTGGATGGAATTGCTTTCCAATCATAAGAAAGAAAAAACAGAACTACTCAACAATCCTTTGATAACTATCAGCGGGGTTCAATGGGCATTTGCCAGTAATACGCAAAAAAAGGGAGATAAGGAAAAGGAATTAAAGAATTGGCGTAAAATGGAGCAAATTCCCTTTGTTGATATTTACGAAAATACCCAACCTATGCCAAGATGTTTCTGGATATCCCATTACAAAATAGTATCCTCTAAGGAAGAGGTTTTTAATGTTTTAAAGAGCGGAGAATATTCATCATTTGCGGAATGTATAATAGAGGCGGAAGAACCAATTTCATACAGTAAAAAAATTCCTGATACAGTTCCAATAACATTGGAAGAGAACACAGCTACTCCCCCAGATATGGTAACTGCCAGTATTCAAGAGGAAAATCCCGAATACATTTCTATACAGATAAGAGCACCTAAAGAAGGCTTTTTAGTTCTGTTGGACACATACAGCCCGGGTTGGAAAGCATTTATAGATGGGGAACTTACTCCAATCTACAGAACAAACGGTATATTTCGAGGTATTCCCATACCTGGGGGAGTACATCAAGTTGTATTCAAATATACAAGTCCTGGCTGGAATACAGGAAGAATAATTACATTAGTGGCGATACTTTTAACCTTAGCATTGTTACTCATCGAAAAATTTTTGAGCAAAAGACAAACTACATAA